The nucleotide sequence CGGCAACCATCTCCTGAAGACCGTCGCGCTGAACGACGCGCTCGAGGAGTACGGCATCGACGGCGTCATCTCCGGCGTCCGCTGGGACGAACAGGAGGCCCGCGCCGACGAGACGTTCTTCAGCCCGCGTCACGACCCCGACATCTACCCGCCCCACGACCGCATCCAGCCGATCCTGCAGTTCGCGGAGCGCGACGTGTGGGACGCCTTCTGGAACTACGTCGTCCCCGACACCGTCGAGGACTTCCCGAACGAGGGTTACGTGCCCCAGAGCGCCGAGGACCTCCCGAACGGCCTCACGCAGGCCGACATCCCGGTCAGCCCCAAGTACTTCGCCGGCTTCCGCTCGCTCGGGAGCGAGGTCAGCACCGAGAAGTCCGACGAGGAGCCCGCCTGGCTCCAGGACATCGAGAACACGACCGAACGCGCCGGCCGCGCTCAGGACAAGGAGGACCTCATGGAGCGCCTCCGCGACCTGGGCTACATGTAGCGCGTATCGCCGTCCATAGCGGGGCGGGCCGTCTCCGCACGGCGTGGCCCGCTCGATAGGTACGATACGAGCTATCTCGGCCGACGAACCGCAGTTTCTAACCGCACTCCCCGTATAGCATCCCCAATGACCGAGCAGTGGGCGAGTCTCTTCTCCGGCGGCAAGGACTCCTCGTGGGCGCTGTATCGCGCGCTCGAGGACGGGCTGAACGTGACGCGACTGGTGACCGTCCACCCCGGCGAGGACTCCTACATGTACCACGTGCCGGCGACCGACCTCGCCGCACTCGCGGCCGAGAGCATCGGCATCGACCTGCTCGAAGTCGATCCGGGCGACCTCGGCGCCGCGGCCGCCACCGACGCGGGCGCGCAGGGCGACGCCGAACTCGAACCGCTGGAGGCGGCGCTCCGGGAGTTGGCCGAGCGGGAGGGGCTGTCGGGCGTCACCGCCGGCGCCGTCGAGAGCGAGTTCCAGACGAGTCGCATCGAGGCCATGTGTGAGCGGCTGGGGATCGACCTGTTCGCGCCGCTCTGGCAGCGGGATCCGGTCGCACTCGGCGAGGCGATGATCGACGCCGGCTTCGAGATACTGATCGTCCAAGTGGCCGCCGGCGGGCTGGACGAATCCTGGCTCGGTCGCCGCCTCGATGCCGACACCCTCGACGACCTCGTCGCGCTCGAAGCGTCACACGGCGTCCATCCCCTCGGTGAAGGCGGCGAGTTCGAGACGCTCGTGACCGACGGGCCACATATGGACCGACCGATCGAACTGTCGTGGGAGCCGGTGTG is from Haloplanus salinarum and encodes:
- a CDS encoding phosphoadenosine phosphosulfate reductase family protein, which gives rise to MSEFPDYLDVDYADGEGETPDDYPTLEDKIEKAIDVTRIGLEQYETPAVMWTGGKDSTLTLYFIKEVAEQFGLETPPAVFIDHYQHFDAIHDFVDHWAEEWDLDVIYARNEDVGDYVEEHGLEPGDDIPVAELSEHNQHHIRNILEYEEDDFPFLLDTYVGNHLLKTVALNDALEEYGIDGVISGVRWDEQEARADETFFSPRHDPDIYPPHDRIQPILQFAERDVWDAFWNYVVPDTVEDFPNEGYVPQSAEDLPNGLTQADIPVSPKYFAGFRSLGSEVSTEKSDEEPAWLQDIENTTERAGRAQDKEDLMERLRDLGYM
- a CDS encoding diphthine--ammonia ligase yields the protein MTEQWASLFSGGKDSSWALYRALEDGLNVTRLVTVHPGEDSYMYHVPATDLAALAAESIGIDLLEVDPGDLGAAAATDAGAQGDAELEPLEAALRELAEREGLSGVTAGAVESEFQTSRIEAMCERLGIDLFAPLWQRDPVALGEAMIDAGFEILIVQVAAGGLDESWLGRRLDADTLDDLVALEASHGVHPLGEGGEFETLVTDGPHMDRPIELSWEPVWEGTRGHVRITDARLGPGER